ctggacaAGATAATGTTATTgatagaggacttgtattttagcaaGAAAGCagcagtttgaagttaaaaatatcTTGATGGATTTCTTTCTTACAACCAAGCTTTTCActttgatggactggagtggtgtggattattgtgatgtttttatcagctgtttggacgctcattctgacggcacccattcactgcagaggatccattggtgagcaattgatgtaaagctaaatttctccaaatctgctctTATGAAAAAAACTAACTACTTCTACTACAAACTACAATCTACTTCTTGGATGGCCAgaaggtgagtacattttcagcaaatttccattttcaggtgagctattcctttaagcacTTAAAGTCTTTTTTCTCTAAAGTCTCTCTTATCTTACCAAGTGTAACAGAAATTCTGAATAGTTCTGAgacatatttattcatatactTGAATCTTTAGACAAAACAAAACCTCCTTGAAATTTCTCGTAAAGTATTACAAAACTTTGCATCTACAAAAACTAAAATCGCTGGGTTTATGCAACAGTGGGAGAAAGCTAACATTCTGCAAGCATAATATGCATAGTCGAGTCTTATGCTTACTTCACAGTCTGTGAATGGATGGAAGGTCAAAGATTTTAAGAACATGACAATGTTATATGGAGCCCAACCGATAAAAAACAGCAGCACAATAAAAAAGGTTAGTCTAACAGTCCTGTGTCTCTTATTAATCTGTGATTTTGTGATCGTCCGAAGCATACTACCATAGCAGTAACCCATGATTACAAATGCAATGAAgaaaaaagcattttgaaaataagCAGTGCTAGATTTCCATTCAACACTGCCATATTCACAGTATAGGCTGTCAGATTCTATCATGACTTTGCTATGAAGTGAACCGAGCAGTGAAACCGTTCCACTCAGGATCCAAACGATAAAAGGAGAGACTGAAAGGCCTCTGCATCTCTCCCAGTCGGACAGAGGATGAACCACCTCCATGTAACGCTGAACGGTCATCAGAGTCAAGAACAACACGCTGCTGTAAAAGCCAACATAGAAGAAAAACTTAACAGCTTTACAGCCAACCTCTCCAAATGTCCAACCAGAAATATAGTATGATGCCCAAAATGGAAGTCCAAAAGTGAACAGCAGATCTGACACAGCTAAATTGAGGATGAAGACGTTGGTCAGGCATCTGAGGCTTTTGTAGAGTGCAAGGATGACCAGAACTAGGATGTTACCGATGCAGCTCAATACAACCACTGCTGTGAAAAAGAGTGGAATGAGAATAGATCCGACTTTTACCACCTCCTCTTTGCGACACATCTGGTCTTCATAGTCATCGATGTAGTTGTAAATGTCAGTATACTCCTCAGTCATGTTGTTCTGCAGTCACAAACTGGCCAGAACAGATCTTTGTACACTGGAAAAATAAgtactttgaaacaatgttcACTTATAGAATTTCCTTGTAAAGTTTAGaagtaattacaaagaaatgcactgtaaaaaaaaaaaagttgagccaacttaaaattttaaagcaaccagcttcagcagatttttgagttttctcaacttgtcgttttaagtttatacaacaaaaatttgataatctcccacaaaaataagttgagcaaactcaaaaatctgctgaagaaattcgctcaacttttctttttttttttacagtgtggtaagTTACACTgatttcttgtaaaacatggtctagtaatctttgttttacttacaacttcaaaaaagtattttttatagTATAGAGATTAATTAATACAAACATTAAGACAGTCTCTAGGGAAAAAGTGAagttataatgaatatataaatgactTACCTGAATTCTTGACTATCTTGATCTTGTAGAGCACAGTTATGATCAGAACAGCTCATTAACTGATCAATGCAGACAACCACAATCTCTAGTATAAAATCAACTGGAATTTCATGAACTATATTTTTAGATCAACCAGCTATGATAACTGCAGGTTGTGTGAATGTACcatatcaattaattaaaaagagcagcattatTGTTCTGGTGATTTCTGAGAGATGTTTGTATGATAACGGTAAATAACATACATCCCTCAAACCTCAGACTATAAATCCTTTCATCTCACATGCACAGAGGAAGCTGAAGTGGCTTTGTGATCTTTGCACTTGAAGTAACAGCTCTACTAAGAGGTAACAATACAATAGAAAAGTCACCTGCTTTCTCATGAGCAAAATACCCAAATGATGTGTGTGATCATATGTCTAGCTTCATAAAAGTCACATGCACTCAAGTTTTCCAAGAAAACAAGTGTTGCAATCAAAAGTCATTTGGTTTGTAACTTCATTTGCTATTATACTGGGGGGAAATGGAGTAGCATTTACTTGATAAAAGATAGGGAACACATTTTCTTTAACATTGTGAAGTGCTCGCATATTGTACATTTAGCTACTTTTGACCTTTATAAACATAATTGCATTTACTTAAACAAATGTGAGATATGCACTGTGACTCTGAactcaaatgtgcatttctaccCAGACAGATGCTGTCCCCATAGCCTTGTCCTCTGTAGAGCGAAACTGAGCCTACTCCGTGACACCAAAGTACATTGATGGACATAAACATTCTTTATAACACGGTTAGGTTTCTAGATAACGCTTTCAAAGCATGGCTCTTTATGGAACTTTATAAAAAGGGTTAAAAAAGGGCTCCACAAGTGTTTACACTTGGCGTTTATATGTGAAATGTATCTGGACGTTGTCCACATAATAGAAAAGTATTTTAATTGGAGTCTTGTCTAAAGAGTGTGTCCTGGTCCATGGTACTCGAGGATGCATTGTGATTGGATCTCAGTGTGACGTAAACACAGTCTAACCATCATATCTGCATTCACAGATTGAGGTCATAAATCCCCGCCTACTCTCTCTGAGGGCTGTCAGAAAATAATGAAGGGACGTACTTTTGACAAGAAATGTATTTGAACCTGACAGTGAGCGTCTatgtttaaaactgtttattcAGACTTACATGATTTACCCTgtgtcatctttttttttccattgtgcAAGATTATTTAAATGAGGCCATTCCTTTAAGGAaccaacttttatttatttatttttaaatcgcAATTTGTCATCATATTAAGTAGAACAAAtcagaaattaaaatattgtaaataacatCAAAACGGTTAATAGTTCTGAGACGTGATACATTATAGACTTGTATCTTTAAAATCTTCCTGGGATTGTTCAAAATGATTACGTAAACTTGCATCTACAAAaactacactgttagacatttctgtaatttccacagttatttactgtatatcacccagtgtaatactgcaaattccctttacagtaaataactgtaataccctttgcatcattggaattttctgtgacatcAGACctcacatacagagacttactgtatttttaaaattgctgtatactactgtatttgcttTAAC
This sequence is a window from Onychostoma macrolepis isolate SWU-2019 chromosome 23, ASM1243209v1, whole genome shotgun sequence. Protein-coding genes within it:
- the LOC131532411 gene encoding chemokine XC receptor 1-like codes for the protein MTEEYTDIYNYIDDYEDQMCRKEEVVKVGSILIPLFFTAVVVLSCIGNILVLVILALYKSLRCLTNVFILNLAVSDLLFTFGLPFWASYYISGWTFGEVGCKAVKFFFYVGFYSSVLFLTLMTVQRYMEVVHPLSDWERCRGLSVSPFIVWILSGTVSLLGSLHSKVMIESDSLYCEYGSVEWKSSTAYFQNAFFFIAFVIMGYCYGSMLRTITKSQINKRHRTVRLTFFIVLLFFIGWAPYNIVMFLKSLTFHPFTDCEVSIRLDYAYYACRMLAFSHCCINPAILVFVDAKFCNTLREISRRFCFV